From one Bacteroidota bacterium genomic stretch:
- a CDS encoding endonuclease/exonuclease/phosphatase family protein, which yields MKIATWNIERLKHKTNLATITSILNGLQADILVLTETDKQVVLSNYPYCISTPALISDEPQNYLPTENRVTIYSKYEIVNQYATFNEYTSLCVTLKTEQGDLVVYGTIMGVYGNRHADFKTDLAQQIIDFDKFSTHNNLCIVGDYNISFNDNYYFTNWGREQLLDSFNKHNIELITSQMPACIDHIAMSIFFLNKRKVLVTDWFYSKLSDHKGVLVEIE from the coding sequence ATGAAAATTGCTACCTGGAATATTGAACGCTTAAAGCATAAAACTAATTTGGCAACCATAACCAGTATTTTAAATGGTTTGCAGGCTGATATTTTGGTGCTAACTGAAACGGATAAACAAGTAGTGTTAAGTAATTATCCATATTGCATTTCAACTCCTGCATTAATTAGTGATGAACCTCAAAATTATCTTCCTACTGAGAATAGAGTAACTATTTATAGCAAATATGAAATAGTGAATCAATATGCTACTTTCAACGAATACACTAGTTTGTGTGTAACACTTAAAACGGAACAAGGTGATTTGGTGGTTTATGGAACCATAATGGGTGTTTATGGTAATAGGCATGCTGATTTTAAAACTGACTTAGCCCAACAAATAATAGATTTTGATAAATTCTCTACGCATAATAATTTGTGTATTGTAGGTGATTACAATATAAGTTTTAACGATAATTATTACTTTACCAATTGGGGAAGAGAACAATTACTAGATAGTTTTAATAAGCATAATATCGAATTGATAACGTCTCAAATGCCTGCTTGTATTGACCATATAGCTATGTCAATTTTTTTTTTAAATAAACGAAAGGTATTGGTAACTGATTGGTTTTATAGCAAGCTATCTGATCATAAAGGGGTTTTGGTTGAGATTGAATAA
- a CDS encoding FG-GAP-like repeat-containing protein, protein MINFLKHYKIILYRFIIVFILIINTTFLFSQIPIINSFSPEKGKYYDWDTITGTGFHTNPDSNFVFFGSIKATVFSSSTTQLIVKVPRSAQSGPITITKSGLSTKSSTPFIIYKNGGSYADSSVILFGSFTGYVDYSQIVQENQIASGDFNLDNEIDFVETNSSGGSRVFLNSKTYQIANSFQSYISLSDSTGNKILGVADINNDGKDDIISINKTFKKIYYFKNNSTANVFSLSSPLIFNLTNSPRDFNINDFNNDGKLDLAITFDTVYSNTQGTVILLNTSTNSNTLLLSTPWTVNTLLGSKILNGDFNLDGKQDLIVCPATGSASNTIFLNNSTTSNISFIPFSFGFSASNKFQIGDFTLDGKIDFILHTDMNTYLFENRITGFSGSIVTYGSPIFLMNSSNSNSKFVDINMDGFSDFIVSNFQTGLSKIYLQNKEPDSLNRRQFSFSVNINSPYTTNSLILADLDTNYSQDMISYWNGLWIKENNFLKPQPTIKSSNVNIISIESFKAKFNVNKGNGSQRLVVLKKGSPITQLPVDYSNYLAKDSFGLGTSLETNGYIMYIGNKDTFTFNNLRRNTTYYAAVIEAHGLGLGANFMDSAYYWNFRTEDQISVQVSNVTVSNISDSSAKISWTKGDGNNRLVMALRDNKPNVRPIQNKIYLADDKYGDGDTIKETNGNINYIIYSDSGSYVYINGLSSSTTYNIRMLEYEVKADSVNYAPKLAPIDIVIKTLVKIPRIDSIVPLKAKPGDKVVIYGDYFDYDLMMNKVSYLVDNANISTTTSVTFGTVKASQFNIINKRTIEVIVPFGATNDFIRVTRKSLGDSYSPKKFQPYFLSKDSFGTGTYTFNSNHFSYNNGSITINGIASGDLNLDGRPDNYSSHMNGIAYALSPAYPNYSIELAFRSWSIAMTSQTSYRTLQTNFDVDRDLRMDLLSSSLTATGSFGCSNFSCDGGANPVGFSPGLTLGLTDFNKDGVFDRLVTRNNFNNNYSIFALGILEYNKPFLGWSSGNQNLTAATINDFNNDGKPDILFANKNTGAIRIYRNTYDTGFFNTSSFDTTLAISGPSGWENIESADINEDGKEDFAIINSLNNKLYIYKNISTGIILDSNSFVLTAVFSLPNKPNKIRLQDVSGDGKIDLIVSGPSTNETGLMIYKNNMVNQNIDTNNFKLYLNASNAIDGELKIADLNLDGKPEIIVNYGPTNYYEIMQNSQKLFKINPLKKYVYSHGDSLYLPYNTYGRTFNSGNLFKVQLLDSIGSTIINANIGQKTSSLSIDTLLCVLPANTAIGSYKLRIISTSPKDTAITTDFNISICQNGQTILLSSTKGFSICNYDSLNLTAGVNNLTGLYNWYRNNTLLTSTNVNSLTIKTAGQYKVVYKSSIGCSVESQTKQINTFNNSFSGYSYTGNTIFCNGDSVLVTVNSTHSKFKTYWNLNNNPLPSDSFNSIKITQSGNYNAIIIDSNYCKWSAPLFSTNSNNYAIALKANRPLIFCKGDSTLLIADSLNNADLRWRWYVNNILLQDSNNTLKITSSATVKLKSTNANGCIKYSNDTQVIVNSLPTGTLTGNKGFRNICSYDSLQLEVTTSANKFQWYKNGITLTLDTTSKLKIKTTGTYKIKLIDSNLCSNFLLDTLITFVPNKSPAIIFNKLPVICEGDSVVASSSIINGLKSFNWYYEGISQVKDTLPNLMIKQHGTYAFIIKDTFNCYYKSNDSILSVNLKPNIQRVVSSSNGKCLGDSCILIAQSLDTIQSYNWQRNGVDLNKNNKTITVKNNGVYNLKIINNKGCYSNSFDTSITFYSLPKVGFTTNRVSQCLTNNNFVFTDTTLNTTSIWNTGIGNTQTSKIANQTYANAGLYSVKLKSITTDGCIDSVTKTITVLTQPIVGIIINKDSQCLINNNFIFTDTTSNTTSIWNTGIGNIQTSKIANQTYVSAGLYTIKLKSLTTNGCRDSATKTVTVLTQPIAGFIINKDSQCLINNNFIFTDTTSNTTSTWNTGIGNIQTAKTAYQSYTNSGNYPVKLIVKSNNNCLDSISKNITINASPIIGNIKGPTSGIGLINPIIYSINKQVNHTYKWIATNGDIVSGQGTDSVTILWKSLGTGKVYTEIKNTQDCSDTTSLNVNITNLSLHNISNNTLDWQIYPNPNNGHFTLKLNNKNLTNIQLKLINMLGQEVWSINKLIIDSMQELEFDANLSKGVYLIQLQTENGSAFKNIIIQ, encoded by the coding sequence ATGATTAATTTCCTTAAACACTATAAAATAATACTCTATAGGTTCATTATAGTATTTATTCTTATTATAAATACTACCTTTTTATTTTCACAAATACCAATTATTAATTCATTTTCTCCTGAAAAAGGAAAATATTATGATTGGGATACAATAACCGGAACTGGATTTCATACAAATCCAGATAGCAATTTTGTGTTTTTTGGTAGTATAAAAGCTACTGTTTTTTCTTCAAGTACGACTCAACTTATTGTTAAAGTTCCAAGATCGGCACAATCAGGACCCATTACTATAACAAAAAGTGGTTTAAGCACTAAATCTTCTACCCCATTTATAATCTATAAAAATGGCGGAAGCTATGCAGACAGTTCAGTAATTTTATTTGGTTCATTTACCGGCTATGTTGATTACAGTCAAATAGTTCAAGAAAATCAAATTGCAAGTGGTGATTTTAATTTGGACAATGAAATAGACTTTGTTGAAACCAATTCCTCGGGCGGGTCAAGAGTTTTTTTAAATAGTAAGACATACCAAATTGCAAATTCTTTTCAGTCATATATTAGCCTGTCTGATAGTACCGGAAACAAAATTTTAGGCGTTGCTGATATTAATAATGATGGAAAAGATGACATTATAAGTATTAATAAAACATTCAAAAAAATCTACTACTTTAAAAACAATTCTACGGCTAACGTATTTAGTTTAAGTAGTCCTTTAATATTCAATCTAACAAACTCACCAAGAGATTTTAATATTAATGATTTTAACAACGATGGCAAGTTGGACTTAGCCATAACCTTTGACACAGTATATTCGAATACGCAAGGAACAGTTATATTATTAAATACATCGACCAATTCGAATACGTTGTTACTTTCTACACCATGGACAGTAAATACCCTTTTAGGCTCAAAAATTTTAAATGGCGATTTTAACCTAGATGGCAAACAGGATTTAATTGTATGCCCTGCAACCGGATCTGCATCCAATACCATTTTTTTAAATAATAGTACAACTAGTAATATTTCCTTTATTCCCTTCAGTTTCGGTTTCTCAGCAAGTAATAAATTCCAAATAGGTGACTTTACTTTAGATGGCAAAATAGATTTCATTTTACATACTGATATGAATACATATCTTTTTGAAAACAGAATAACCGGATTCAGCGGATCCATTGTAACTTATGGCAGTCCTATTTTTCTTATGAATAGTAGTAACAGCAACAGTAAGTTTGTCGATATAAATATGGATGGATTTAGTGATTTTATTGTTAGCAACTTCCAAACGGGTCTCTCTAAAATTTATTTACAAAATAAAGAACCTGACTCACTCAACAGAAGGCAATTTTCATTTTCAGTAAATATAAATAGTCCTTATACCACCAATAGCCTAATTTTAGCTGACTTAGATACCAATTATTCTCAAGATATGATTTCTTATTGGAATGGATTATGGATAAAAGAAAATAATTTTTTAAAGCCACAACCAACCATTAAATCATCTAATGTGAATATAATTTCTATTGAAAGCTTCAAAGCTAAGTTCAATGTAAATAAAGGCAATGGCAGTCAAAGACTTGTTGTTTTAAAAAAAGGAAGTCCAATTACACAACTGCCCGTAGACTATTCAAATTATCTGGCTAAAGATTCTTTTGGTTTAGGCACATCATTAGAGACCAATGGCTATATAATGTATATTGGCAATAAGGATACTTTTACCTTTAATAACTTAAGACGAAATACCACCTATTATGCAGCGGTAATAGAAGCTCATGGTCTAGGACTAGGCGCTAATTTTATGGACTCTGCTTATTATTGGAATTTTAGAACTGAAGATCAGATTTCTGTTCAAGTTTCAAATGTAACAGTTAGCAATATAAGTGATTCTAGTGCCAAAATAAGTTGGACAAAAGGTGACGGAAATAATCGGTTGGTTATGGCTTTACGCGATAATAAACCAAACGTGCGTCCCATTCAAAATAAAATATATTTAGCAGATGATAAATATGGAGATGGAGATACCATTAAAGAAACAAACGGAAATATTAATTACATTATTTATAGTGATAGCGGCTCTTATGTTTATATAAACGGGCTTTCCAGCAGTACCACTTATAATATAAGGATGTTAGAATATGAAGTAAAAGCCGATAGCGTAAACTATGCTCCTAAGCTTGCACCTATTGATATAGTAATTAAAACGCTAGTAAAAATACCTCGAATTGATTCCATAGTTCCTCTAAAAGCTAAACCAGGAGATAAAGTAGTTATCTATGGTGATTATTTTGACTATGATTTAATGATGAACAAAGTAAGTTATTTGGTTGATAATGCAAACATTTCAACGACTACTTCGGTTACATTTGGAACAGTAAAAGCATCCCAGTTTAATATAATAAACAAAAGAACTATTGAAGTTATAGTCCCTTTTGGCGCAACAAATGATTTTATAAGAGTAACAAGGAAATCATTAGGGGACTCCTACTCTCCTAAAAAATTTCAACCCTATTTTTTAAGTAAGGATTCTTTTGGGACTGGAACTTATACATTTAACAGTAATCATTTTTCTTACAATAATGGAAGTATTACAATAAATGGTATAGCATCAGGTGATTTAAACTTAGATGGTAGACCAGATAACTATTCATCTCATATGAATGGTATTGCATATGCATTATCACCGGCCTATCCAAATTATAGCATAGAACTTGCTTTCCGGTCTTGGTCTATAGCTATGACTAGCCAAACTTCATATAGAACCTTACAAACTAATTTTGATGTTGATCGTGACTTAAGAATGGATTTGCTATCATCTTCATTAACAGCAACGGGCTCTTTTGGTTGTTCTAATTTTAGTTGCGATGGTGGAGCTAACCCAGTTGGATTTTCTCCCGGATTAACACTAGGATTAACTGATTTTAATAAGGATGGTGTATTTGACCGATTAGTAACCCGAAATAATTTCAACAATAATTATAGCATTTTTGCATTGGGAATTTTAGAATATAATAAACCATTTTTGGGGTGGTCAAGTGGAAATCAAAATTTAACTGCTGCAACTATTAATGATTTTAATAATGATGGCAAGCCGGATATTTTATTTGCTAACAAAAATACAGGTGCAATTCGAATATATAGAAATACATATGATACAGGTTTCTTTAACACAAGTTCTTTTGACACAACTTTAGCAATTAGCGGACCATCAGGGTGGGAAAATATCGAAAGTGCCGACATCAATGAAGATGGAAAAGAAGATTTTGCAATTATCAATTCACTAAATAATAAACTATATATCTATAAAAACATATCAACAGGAATTATATTAGATTCTAATTCATTTGTACTTACTGCTGTTTTTTCACTACCTAACAAACCAAATAAAATTAGACTACAAGATGTTTCGGGAGATGGTAAAATTGATTTAATAGTATCTGGACCAAGTACTAATGAAACCGGACTAATGATTTACAAAAACAATATGGTAAATCAAAATATAGACACCAACAATTTCAAGCTATATTTAAATGCTTCTAATGCCATTGATGGTGAACTTAAAATAGCTGATCTAAATTTGGATGGTAAACCAGAAATTATAGTAAATTATGGTCCCACTAATTATTACGAAATAATGCAGAATAGTCAAAAACTATTCAAAATTAATCCATTAAAAAAATATGTTTATTCTCACGGTGATAGCCTTTATTTACCTTACAATACCTATGGGCGAACTTTTAATAGTGGTAATTTATTTAAAGTTCAATTACTAGATTCCATAGGTAGTACAATAATTAATGCAAATATTGGGCAGAAAACAAGTAGCTTGAGTATAGACACTTTATTATGTGTTTTACCTGCTAACACTGCAATAGGAAGTTATAAATTAAGAATAATTTCAACCTCACCAAAGGATACCGCTATCACAACTGATTTCAATATAAGTATATGTCAAAATGGACAAACAATATTATTATCCAGTACAAAAGGCTTTAGTATATGCAATTATGATAGTTTAAATTTAACGGCAGGAGTAAATAATTTAACAGGACTTTACAATTGGTATAGGAATAATACCTTATTAACCAGTACCAATGTCAACTCTCTTACAATAAAAACAGCGGGTCAGTATAAAGTTGTTTACAAAAGCAGCATTGGATGTTCCGTAGAATCGCAAACAAAACAAATAAACACATTTAATAATTCATTTTCAGGCTATTCATACACCGGAAACACAATCTTTTGCAACGGTGATAGCGTTTTGGTGACCGTAAACTCAACTCATAGCAAATTCAAAACTTATTGGAATCTAAATAACAACCCTTTGCCTTCAGACTCCTTTAACAGTATTAAAATAACGCAATCTGGAAATTATAATGCAATTATAATAGATTCAAATTATTGTAAATGGTCAGCTCCTTTGTTTAGTACAAATAGTAACAATTATGCTATAGCTTTAAAAGCAAATAGACCATTAATTTTTTGTAAAGGTGACAGTACTTTGCTAATAGCTGACTCATTAAACAATGCAGATTTAAGATGGAGATGGTATGTAAATAATATATTACTGCAGGATTCCAATAACACTTTAAAAATAACATCCTCCGCAACTGTTAAACTTAAATCAACTAATGCTAATGGGTGCATAAAATACTCAAACGATACACAAGTAATTGTAAATTCTTTACCCACAGGTACACTTACTGGAAATAAAGGTTTTAGAAATATTTGCAGCTATGATAGCCTTCAACTTGAAGTAACTACCTCTGCCAATAAATTTCAATGGTACAAAAACGGTATTACCTTAACCTTAGACACTACATCAAAATTAAAAATAAAAACAACCGGCACTTATAAAATTAAATTAATTGATTCTAACCTTTGCAGTAATTTTTTATTAGATACATTAATAACATTTGTACCTAATAAATCACCTGCAATAATTTTCAATAAATTACCTGTAATATGTGAAGGCGATAGCGTAGTAGCATCGTCTAGCATTATAAATGGTTTGAAAAGCTTTAACTGGTATTATGAAGGTATCTCTCAAGTAAAAGATACTTTACCCAACTTAATGATAAAACAACATGGAACATATGCCTTCATTATTAAAGATACATTTAATTGCTATTATAAATCAAATGATAGTATATTAAGTGTTAACTTAAAACCTAATATACAAAGAGTTGTATCCTCTTCAAATGGAAAGTGCCTTGGTGATAGTTGCATACTTATAGCGCAATCGCTAGATACCATTCAATCATACAACTGGCAAAGAAATGGAGTTGATTTGAATAAAAACAATAAAACTATTACTGTAAAAAATAATGGCGTTTACAATTTAAAAATAATAAATAACAAAGGTTGTTATTCAAATTCTTTCGATACCAGCATCACTTTTTATTCATTACCAAAAGTTGGATTTACAACTAACCGGGTTTCGCAATGTTTAACAAATAACAACTTTGTTTTTACCGATACTACTCTGAATACGACTAGCATTTGGAATACTGGTATTGGAAATACACAAACTTCCAAAATTGCCAATCAAACTTACGCCAATGCAGGTTTATACTCAGTTAAGTTAAAATCAATTACCACCGATGGCTGTATTGATTCGGTAACAAAAACAATAACCGTTTTAACTCAACCGATAGTGGGAATTATTATTAATAAGGATAGTCAATGTTTAATTAACAATAATTTTATTTTTACAGATACTACATCAAATACAACTAGTATTTGGAATACAGGTATTGGAAATATACAAACCTCTAAAATAGCCAATCAAACATACGTTAGTGCCGGTTTATATACAATTAAGTTAAAATCACTTACTACCAATGGTTGTAGAGATTCAGCAACAAAAACAGTAACCGTTTTAACTCAACCAATAGCAGGATTTATTATTAATAAAGATAGCCAATGTTTAATTAACAATAACTTTATTTTTACAGACACTACATCAAATACAACTAGTACCTGGAACACCGGCATTGGAAATATACAGACCGCTAAAACTGCCTATCAAAGTTACACCAATAGCGGTAACTATCCAGTTAAACTAATTGTAAAATCAAACAATAACTGTTTAGATAGTATTAGTAAAAACATAACTATAAATGCCTCACCAATAATAGGAAATATTAAAGGTCCAACATCTGGAATAGGATTAATTAACCCTATAATTTATTCAATAAATAAACAAGTTAATCATACCTATAAATGGATAGCAACGAATGGAGATATTGTTTCAGGTCAAGGTACCGATTCTGTTACCATATTATGGAAAAGCTTAGGAACCGGAAAAGTATATACCGAAATAAAAAACACTCAAGACTGCTCTGATACCACTTCGTTAAATGTAAATATTACTAATTTGAGTCTGCATAACATAAGCAACAACACCCTTGATTGGCAAATTTACCCTAATCCAAATAATGGCCATTTTACTTTAAAACTAAACAATAAAAACCTGACTAACATACAATTAAAACTAATCAATATGCTTGGGCAAGAAGTATGGAGTATTAATAAATTAATTATAGATAGTATGCAAGAACTAGAATTCGATGCCAATTTGAGTAAAGGAGTCTATTTGATTCAGTTACAAACCGAAAATGGCTCGGCCTTTAAAAATATTATTATCCAATAG
- a CDS encoding vitamin B12-dependent ribonucleotide reductase yields MSKASKKTTDAKGLKIERHFTKEGVSPYDMFEYDYRTSIIKNPNGSVVFEMNNVEVPKSWSQVATDVLAQKYFRKAGVPQPDGTIGRETSIKQVAHRMAHCWMKWGEDYGYFDSREDAQIFYEEMAYMIVGQYAAPNSPQWFNTGLHSSYGITGKPQGHYFVNPKTGQLEKSTSAYERPQPHACFILSVDDDLVNDGGIMDLWVREARIFKYGSGVGTNFSRIRGANEKLSGGGSSSGLMSFLKIGDRSAGAIKSGGTTRRAAKMVCLDLDHPEIIEFINWKKNEERKVAALIAAGYASDYEGEAYATVSGQNSNNSVRIPHEFFEALNEGKNWDLKARTDGRVMKSVPAQDMWDMIANAAWSCADPGVQYDSTINEWHTCPEGGRINASNPCSEYMFLDNTACNLASLNLMKYFNAETLEFDVKGFEHSSRLWTMVLEISVLMAQFPSKEVAQLSYEYRTLGLGYANLGSLLMISGIPYDSPKAFAICGAITAILNGVAYQTSAEMAKYLGPFAKYQENKKHMLRVMRNHRYAAYNATDAYEGLSVKPVGIDPKYCPDYLLTAATNAWDKAVQMGEEYGYRNAQATVIAPTGTIGLVMDCDTTGIEPDFALVKFKKLSGGGYFKIINMGVPAALKSLGYSESEIDAIIKYATGHATLKGAPHINPESLTFRGFNEDEIAKLDKAAAGAFEIGFAFNQWTLGEDCLLRLGFTSEEYNHPNFNLLRKLGFTKSEIEEANDYICGTMTVEGAPYLKDEHLPVFDCANKCGSKGERYIAATGHIRMMAAAQPFLSGAISKTINVPNEATEGDIKECYYLSWSLGLKANAIYRDGSKLSQPLSNKSDVKDEEDIQETVESVLGEDANKPVSELSPEQVLEAATAILNRTHDTAFKHKLAGVVARKALPGKRGGFTQKATVGGQTIFVRTGEYEDGTLGEIFVDLHKEGATLRSLMNCFSIAVSLGLQYGVPLDEYVDKFTFTRFEPAGMVSGHDNIKSATSIIDYMFRMLGFEYLGREDFIQVPPTETQRSHLAVNQHKNITPSSVLVNPIYNSNESHITAKVETAAPTIGFVRVEPMQHEKLSPVTDTLIAPTKAKTGNLFGDSSAPACRACGNMTMRAGTCYTCMTCGTTTGCS; encoded by the coding sequence ATGAGTAAAGCCAGCAAAAAAACCACCGATGCTAAAGGTCTTAAAATTGAAAGACACTTTACCAAAGAAGGTGTAAGTCCTTACGACATGTTTGAGTATGACTATCGCACCTCAATTATTAAAAATCCAAACGGAAGCGTTGTTTTTGAAATGAACAATGTAGAGGTCCCGAAGAGTTGGAGTCAGGTTGCTACCGATGTGTTAGCTCAAAAATATTTCCGTAAGGCTGGCGTTCCGCAACCCGATGGAACTATAGGTCGCGAAACAAGTATTAAACAGGTTGCTCACCGCATGGCTCATTGCTGGATGAAGTGGGGTGAAGACTATGGTTACTTCGATTCGCGCGAAGATGCTCAGATATTTTATGAAGAAATGGCTTACATGATTGTAGGACAATATGCAGCACCTAATTCACCACAATGGTTTAATACAGGTTTGCATAGTTCATACGGCATTACAGGTAAACCACAAGGACATTATTTTGTAAACCCAAAAACAGGCCAGTTAGAAAAATCAACTTCGGCTTACGAACGCCCGCAACCACACGCTTGCTTTATCCTTTCAGTAGATGATGATTTGGTAAACGATGGCGGTATTATGGATTTATGGGTTCGTGAAGCACGTATATTCAAATATGGTTCAGGTGTTGGTACCAACTTCTCACGCATTAGAGGTGCCAATGAAAAACTATCAGGTGGAGGTTCATCATCAGGTTTAATGAGTTTCCTTAAAATTGGAGACCGTTCAGCCGGTGCTATTAAATCAGGTGGCACTACAAGACGTGCTGCTAAAATGGTTTGTTTAGATTTAGACCATCCTGAGATTATTGAATTCATCAATTGGAAAAAGAACGAAGAACGTAAAGTAGCTGCTTTAATAGCTGCGGGTTATGCCAGCGATTATGAAGGCGAAGCTTATGCAACCGTTTCAGGTCAAAACTCAAATAACTCAGTTCGTATTCCGCACGAATTTTTCGAAGCATTAAACGAAGGAAAAAACTGGGATTTAAAAGCCCGTACCGATGGCCGTGTAATGAAATCAGTTCCTGCACAGGATATGTGGGATATGATTGCCAATGCAGCCTGGTCATGTGCCGATCCCGGTGTACAATACGATAGTACCATTAACGAGTGGCATACATGCCCAGAAGGTGGCCGTATCAATGCATCAAACCCTTGTTCAGAATACATGTTCTTAGATAATACTGCTTGTAATTTAGCTTCGTTAAACTTAATGAAGTATTTCAATGCAGAAACATTAGAGTTTGATGTAAAAGGATTTGAACACAGCAGTCGTCTTTGGACAATGGTGTTGGAGATTTCTGTATTGATGGCTCAGTTCCCATCAAAAGAAGTAGCTCAATTATCTTACGAATACCGCACCTTAGGTTTAGGTTATGCTAACTTAGGTTCATTGTTAATGATTTCGGGTATTCCTTACGACTCACCAAAAGCATTTGCTATTTGTGGAGCTATCACCGCCATTTTAAATGGAGTAGCTTACCAAACCTCAGCAGAAATGGCTAAATACCTTGGACCATTTGCTAAATACCAAGAAAACAAAAAACACATGTTGCGCGTAATGAGAAATCACCGCTACGCAGCATATAACGCTACCGATGCATACGAAGGTTTATCAGTTAAACCGGTAGGTATTGATCCTAAATATTGCCCTGATTATTTATTAACCGCTGCTACCAATGCTTGGGACAAAGCAGTACAAATGGGCGAAGAATACGGTTACCGCAATGCACAAGCTACAGTTATTGCGCCAACAGGAACCATTGGTTTAGTAATGGATTGCGATACAACAGGTATTGAGCCAGATTTTGCTTTGGTTAAATTCAAAAAATTATCAGGTGGTGGTTACTTTAAAATCATCAACATGGGTGTGCCTGCAGCTTTAAAAAGCTTAGGTTACAGCGAATCAGAAATAGATGCCATTATTAAATATGCTACAGGACATGCTACTTTAAAAGGTGCTCCACATATTAACCCTGAAAGTTTAACATTCCGTGGTTTCAACGAAGATGAAATTGCTAAATTAGACAAAGCTGCTGCTGGTGCATTTGAAATTGGCTTTGCATTTAACCAATGGACATTAGGCGAAGATTGTTTACTACGTTTAGGCTTTACCAGTGAAGAATACAACCACCCTAACTTTAACTTATTACGTAAATTAGGCTTTACCAAATCAGAAATTGAAGAGGCCAACGATTACATATGTGGTACCATGACTGTAGAAGGTGCGCCTTACTTAAAAGACGAACATTTACCAGTATTTGATTGTGCTAACAAATGTGGTAGCAAAGGCGAAAGATACATTGCTGCAACAGGTCATATCCGTATGATGGCAGCAGCACAACCATTTTTAAGTGGTGCTATTTCAAAAACCATTAACGTTCCAAACGAAGCAACCGAAGGCGATATTAAAGAATGTTATTACCTAAGCTGGAGTTTAGGCTTAAAAGCAAATGCTATTTACCGCGATGGCAGTAAATTAAGTCAACCACTTTCAAACAAATCAGATGTGAAAGATGAGGAAGACATCCAGGAAACAGTTGAATCAGTATTAGGCGAAGATGCTAACAAACCAGTTAGTGAGTTAAGCCCTGAGCAAGTATTGGAAGCAGCTACAGCTATATTAAACCGCACACACGATACAGCCTTTAAACATAAATTAGCAGGCGTTGTAGCCCGCAAAGCATTACCGGGTAAACGTGGTGGCTTTACACAAAAAGCTACCGTTGGCGGACAAACTATATTTGTACGTACAGGTGAATATGAAGATGGAACATTGGGTGAAATATTTGTTGACTTACACAAAGAAGGAGCAACTCTTCGTAGTTTAATGAACTGTTTCTCTATTGCTGTTTCATTAGGTTTACAATACGGTGTACCGTTAGATGAATACGTAGATAAATTTACCTTTACCCGCTTTGAACCTGCAGGTATGGTAAGCGGACATGATAATATTAAGAGCGCAACCTCTATTATTGATTACATGTTCCGTATGTTAGGATTTGAATACTTAGGCAGAGAAGACTTTATTCAAGTACCGCCAACTGAAACACAACGTAGTCATTTGGCAGTAAATCAACATAAAAACATTACGCCTTCGTCAGTACTTGTAAATCCAATTTACAATAGTAACGAAAGCCATATAACAGCCAAAGTAGAAACAGCTGCACCTACCATTGGTTTTGTTAGAGTTGAACCAATGCAACACGAAAAATTAAGTCCTGTTACCGATACATTGATAGCTCCAACAAAAGCAAAAACAGGTAATTTATTTGGCGACAGTTCAGCACCGGCATGTAGAGCTTGTGGTAACATGACCATGAGAGCAGGTACTTGCTACACATGTATGACTTGTGGTACAACCACAGGTTGCAGCTAA